The following proteins come from a genomic window of Daphnia carinata strain CSIRO-1 chromosome 6, CSIRO_AGI_Dcar_HiC_V3, whole genome shotgun sequence:
- the LOC130702523 gene encoding uncharacterized protein LOC130702523 — protein MKPTRKVLFAIIHILVFCHLSFGQSSSNWNFNFNFAGYKKQNGEFLLKECPQNAKDNFAKTVKMIDAALQEDALEMPTTNKEKTHVQCVKDPIMGNVVNFTIYKNGDNDYTGNKDRQRMEMKGKEQGKKGNTFLYAWWFKIDPNMKNTDEFYHIFQIKTGGTKAMTKFPLATLTLTKKDEFHVQPNYLNKYGEKTHKLMDLQKVKGKWIQAFVEAAFKKKSEGGYIRVTLKDEKGQDLIKSKTIEHEMWWDNANFRPKWGLYRKKSSGYQPSDWQLFQNVQIWKKN, from the exons ATGAAGCCAACTCGAAAGGTCCTCTTCGCAATAATCCACATCCTTGTTTTCTGTCACCTGTCCTTCGGGCAGTCCTCGAGTAACTGGAACTTTAATTTCAATTTCGCCGGttacaagaaacaaaatggtGAATTCCTTTTAAAGGAATGTCCGCAAAACGCAAAGGATAATTTTGCAAAAACAG TTAAGATGATTGATGCAGCTCTTCAAGAAGATGCGCTGGAAATGCCAACCACCAACAAGGAAAAAACTCATGTCCAGTGTGTCAAAGACCCAATTATGGGCAATGTCGTTAATTTCACAATCTACAAAAATGGTGATAATGATTACACGGGAAATAAGGACCGCCAACGAATGGAAATGAAGGGCAAAGAACAgggtaaaaaaggaaatactttCCTCTACGCTTGGTGGTTTAAAATCGATCCGAACATGAAGAACACGGACGAATTCTATCACATCTTTCAAATCAAAACTGGTGGTACAAAAGCCATGACCAAATTCCCTTTGGCTACGTTGACGTTGACGAAGAAGGACGAGTTTCACGTGCAGCcaaattatttgaataaatatGGAGAAAAAACTCACAAGTTGATGGATCTACAGAAAGTCAAAGGTAAATGGATCCAGGCGTTTGTCGAAGCGGCCTTCAAGAAAAAATCGGAGGGTGGATACATCCGCGTGACGCTGAAAGACGAGAAGGGCCAAGACCTGATAAAATCTAAAACAATCGAACATGAA ATGTGGTGGGACAATGCCAATTTCAGACCGAAATGGGGCCTGTATCGCAAGAAATCGTCTGGTTATCAGCCATCAGATTGGCAGCTGTTTCAAAATGTCCaaatttggaagaaaaactaa